The Euphorbia lathyris chromosome 2, ddEupLath1.1, whole genome shotgun sequence genome includes a window with the following:
- the LOC136218794 gene encoding 14-3-3-like protein B isoform X1, which yields MDSSKNRETFVYLAKLAEQAERYDEMVESMKKVANLDVELTVEERNLLSVGYKNVVGSRRASWRILSSIEQKEESKGNDTNAKRIKEYRHKVEAELSTICSDIMTVIDEHLIPSCNAGESTVFYYKMKGDYYRYLAEFKTGNDKKEAADQSLKAYQTASTTAETDLPPTHPIRLGLALNFSVFYYEIMNSPERACHLAKQAFDEAISELDTLSEDSYKDSTLIMQLLRDNLTLWTSDIPEDGDQKLETSGKAGGGEDAE from the exons ATGGATTCTTCTAAGAATCGCGAAACCTTCGTCTATCTCGCCAAGCTTGCCGAGCAAGCTGAGCGCTATGATG AAATGGTAGAGTCGATGAAGAAAGTGGCGAATCTTGATGTTGAATTGACAGTAGAGGAGAGGAATCTTCTATCTGTTGGTTACAAAAATGTGGTCGGCTCACGGCGGGCCTCTTGGAGGATCTTGTCCTCGATTGAACAGAAGGAGGAGTCCAAAGGGAACGATACTAATGCTAAGAGGATTAAGGAGTACAGGCACAAGGTGGAAGCCGAGCTGTCTACTATTTGCAGCGACATTATGACTGTCATCGATGAGCATCTCATTCCATCTTGTAACGCAGGGGAATCCACTGTGTTCTACTATAAGAT GAAAGGTGATTATTATCGGTATCTAGCCGAGTTCAAGACTGGTAACGACAAGAAAGAGGCAGCTGATCAGTCCCTTAAGGCATACCAG ACTGCTTCAACCACTGCAGAGACTGACTTACCTCCCACCCATCCCATTCGATTGGGTTTAGCTCTCAACTTTTCTGTCTTCTATTATGAGATTATGAACTCACCTGAAAG GGCCTGCCACCTCGCAAAGCAAGCTTTTGATGAAGCTATTTCAGAGCTGGATACCTTAAGCGAAGATTCTTACAAGGACAGTACCTTGATCATGCAGCTATTGCGGGACAACCTGACTTTGTGGACTTCTGACATTCCAGAGGATGGAG ACCAGAAATTGGAAACCTCTGGGAAAGCTGGTGGAGGAGAAGATGCAGAG TGA
- the LOC136218794 gene encoding 14-3-3-like protein D isoform X2: protein MDSSKNRETFVYLAKLAEQAERYDEMVESMKKVANLDVELTVEERNLLSVGYKNVVGSRRASWRILSSIEQKEESKGNDTNAKRIKEYRHKVEAELSTICSDIMTVIDEHLIPSCNAGESTVFYYKMKGDYYRYLAEFKTGNDKKEAADQSLKAYQTASTTAETDLPPTHPIRLGLALNFSVFYYEIMNSPERACHLAKQAFDEAISELDTLSEDSYKDSTLIMQLLRDNLTLWTSDIPEDGEDQKLETSGKAGGGEDAE, encoded by the exons ATGGATTCTTCTAAGAATCGCGAAACCTTCGTCTATCTCGCCAAGCTTGCCGAGCAAGCTGAGCGCTATGATG AAATGGTAGAGTCGATGAAGAAAGTGGCGAATCTTGATGTTGAATTGACAGTAGAGGAGAGGAATCTTCTATCTGTTGGTTACAAAAATGTGGTCGGCTCACGGCGGGCCTCTTGGAGGATCTTGTCCTCGATTGAACAGAAGGAGGAGTCCAAAGGGAACGATACTAATGCTAAGAGGATTAAGGAGTACAGGCACAAGGTGGAAGCCGAGCTGTCTACTATTTGCAGCGACATTATGACTGTCATCGATGAGCATCTCATTCCATCTTGTAACGCAGGGGAATCCACTGTGTTCTACTATAAGAT GAAAGGTGATTATTATCGGTATCTAGCCGAGTTCAAGACTGGTAACGACAAGAAAGAGGCAGCTGATCAGTCCCTTAAGGCATACCAG ACTGCTTCAACCACTGCAGAGACTGACTTACCTCCCACCCATCCCATTCGATTGGGTTTAGCTCTCAACTTTTCTGTCTTCTATTATGAGATTATGAACTCACCTGAAAG GGCCTGCCACCTCGCAAAGCAAGCTTTTGATGAAGCTATTTCAGAGCTGGATACCTTAAGCGAAGATTCTTACAAGGACAGTACCTTGATCATGCAGCTATTGCGGGACAACCTGACTTTGTGGACTTCTGACATTCCAGAGGATGGAG AAGACCAGAAATTGGAAACCTCTGGGAAAGCTGGTGGAGGAGAAGATGCAGAG TGA